One Ostrinia nubilalis chromosome 4, ilOstNubi1.1, whole genome shotgun sequence DNA window includes the following coding sequences:
- the LOC135088514 gene encoding uncharacterized protein LOC135088514 isoform X1 encodes MESIYDDLDNYEDINRVEELKKENHDLKLKLEEYTNTMSNLQKNILQEFDKLSSDFKTLEMNYSSLLKTAKVEIERKTKIITDLNIEKDMMIINALKNGNVKDVRRLKSITKPFAKGPVNAKERGNVPRADNIKDKSSDSGRKEDIRFSSVETSTSGNTDINAKLIQCANSNSEKAELWSGRTSDTKENMSQRNKNMENNDKPATQALSIKNRRKSMPVARLHGNYSSDEECEERLKSNDARKSSRDRRKNINQGYSDRHRYKDLEESRKSPDMSRMDDKYYGYGEPNRDTYHRSRTDRHHGSDKHRRHKHDFSHRQRRHGSPERSHRGFKNDDNLKQEYNRHRVLESPPPDKYQHHHQKKPEARFKRDRDDAYEDKRDVHHYDKHSSKHKSSSERFDEPISKRQRTDSFNKFTEEDTRWSREKPLERLLPDENLQPGLSCQSPDYTFTDTVSSHPIREIMHTATSSGEDPRKHSERYVLENSDGIIVWKTVADRNVDLKMVDTTLWNTSPVEVPKSLTRRPSQCSEDIVKEIYMDIDNPVSNMSLESGEILPFDEEVNMTDMRRVPNESGSRRYDQTTDTELMKLNKNADNNSLSRYKIPKIKGDKDNRSYTDRDTEFRQSEKKIAQPFGKYHKATSSEIRPETDLKNKAQVENDNLSKSKIKDDHFAVNYEENYNGVGVVTPSMEELVEGDLHLSDETSDNVEIIKSTANEKTHSKDKCHTGHENFAALQKKVEQKDNFVEKTIEKEKSQEKPSVTAQDDCKKRSSKKKHSKHKETKLEKSDSTDNDKETDKVKSKKDSKEIKTKFSELFGDSSSLISPEDLGILSAQAQTQSTAPYIPVCEDAQDAVDIAASSVGKVQTRLSKLKSDQLQEGKDINKVETDRTEIKSNIQTKLPSEAKKKTRKNPDNDKSKIREVYQSLVANKLVEEKKEWTRNLTVNEPNINQIAADTIEADPNQQITPSSEANEPLGKQKASDTIKNKQAVKQRRSTIYDDKPVVKQMTPDPIEDKPPVIVTTADTGIKQVMSETTSKEPCQPVSENVDLREQQSILIDNPKQSVEEHKVLVSIPKNDVLDKPSILMRALATSTPQKEVQPNDSGMKTVEGAQESSSKDVSKDNLMADQSSNNESVDNQKDADIPDVRIFVKRKRKVKAPKQ; translated from the exons ATGGAAAGTATTTACGACGATTTAGATAACTACGAGGACATAAATAGAGTCGAAGAG CTCAAGAAAGAAAACCATGACCTAAAGCTCAAACTGGAAGAGTACACAAATACCATGAGCAACTTACAAAAA AACATTTTGCAGGAGTTTGATAAGCTGTCATCTGATTTCAAAACATTGGAAATGAATTATTCATCTTTGTTAAAAACTGCCAAAGTAGAAATTGAAAGGAAAACCAAAATAATTACTGATCTTAACATTGA GAAAGACATGATGATTATAAATGCATTAAAAAATGGTAATGTTAAAGACGTAAGAAGACTTAAAAGCATAACTAAGCCATTTGCAAAAGGTCCAGTTAATGCTAAAGAGAGAGGCAATGTTCCAAGGGCTGATAACATCAAGGACAAGAGTAGTGACAGTGGAAG AAAAGAGGATATTCGCTTCTCTTCTGTAGAAACCTCAACAAGTGGAAACACAGATATTAATGCTAAATTGATACAATGTGCTAATTCTAACTCTGAAAAGGCAGAGTTGTGGAGTGGCCGGACCAGTGACACTAAAGAAAACATGTcacaaagaaacaaaaatatggAAAATAATGACAAACCTGCAACTCAAGCACTCAGTATTAAAAATAGACGAAAATCTATGCCAGTTGCAAG GTTGCATGGAAATTACAGTTCAGATGAAGAATGTGAGGAAAGACTTAAGTCAAATGATGCTAGAAAATCATCAAGAGATAGAAGAAAGAACATTAATCAAGGATATAGTGATAGGCACAGATACAAAGATTTAGAAGAGAGTCGGAAGTCACCTGACATGTCCAGAATGGACGATAAATATTATGGTTATGGTGAACCAAATAGAGATACATATCATAGGAGTAGAACAGATCGACATCATGGAAGTGACAAACATAGAAGACACAAACATGATTTTTCTCATAGACAAAGAAGGCATGGCAGTCCTGAAAGGTCACACAGGGGCTTTAAAAATGATGACAATCTAAAGCAGGAATACAACAGACACAGAGTATTAGAAAGTCCTCCTCCTGACAAATACCAGCATCATCATCAGAAGAAACCAGAAGCTCGATTCAAACGTGATCGAGATGATGCATATGAAGACAAAAGAGATGTTCACCATTATGACAAACACTCCTCGAAACATAAATCAAGTAGTGAACGCTTTGATGAACCTATAAGTAAAAGGCAAAGGACTGATTCATTTAATAAGTTTACTGAAGAAGATACAAGATGGAGCAGGGAGAAGCCACTGGAAAGACTTTTACCAGATGAAAACTTGCAACCAGGGTTGTCATGCCAGTCACCTGACTATACTTTTACTGATACAGTGTCTTCTCATCCAATTAGAG aaataatGCATACAGCTACAAGTTCTGGAGAAGACCCCAGAAAACACAGTGAGAGGTATGTTTTAGAGAATTCTGACGGTATTATTGTGTGGAAAACTGTTGCTGATAGGAATGTCGATTTAAAAATGGTGGATACAACTCTTTGGAACACTTCGCCAGTAGAAGTACCTAAATCCTTGACGCGGAGACCGTCGCAGTGCAGTGAGGATATTGTCAAAGAAATATACATGGATATTGACAATCCAGTGTCTAATATGTCGTTAGAGTCAGGAGAAATCTTGCCATTTGATGAAGAAGTCAATATGACTGATATGAGACGAGTACCAAATGAAAGTGGTAGTCGGAGATATGACCAAACCACTGACACCGAATTGATGAAGCTAAACAAAAATGCTGACAATAATAGTTTATCCAGATATAAAATCCCAAAAATAAAAGGTGACAAAGATAACCGATCTTATACTGACCGCGACACAGAGTTTCGACAATCTGAGAAAAAGATAGCTCAACCATTTGGAAAATATCATAAAGCTACAAGCAGTGAAATAAGACCAGAAACTGATCTCAAAAACAAAGCTCAAGttgaaaatgataatttatctaaaagtaaaataaaagatgATCATTTTGCAGTTAATTATGAAGAAAACTATAATGGGGTTGGAGTGGTTACTCCAAGCATGGAAGAATTAGTAGAAGGTGATTTACATCTCAGTGATGAAACAAGTGATAATGTTGAAATCATAAAAAGTACTGCAAATGAAAAAACTCATAGCAAGGATAAGTGCCATACTGGTCATGAAAATTTTGCCGCCTTACAAAAGAAAGTAGAACAGAAAGATAATTTCGTGGAAAAGACAATTGAAAAGGAAAAATCTCAAGAAAAACCGAGTGTTACAGCTCAGGATGATTGTAAAAAACGAAGTAGTAAGAAAAAACATTCTAAGCACAAAGAAACTAAGTTAGAAAAATCTGATTCAACCGATAACGACAAGGAGACGGATaaagtaaaatcaaagaaaGATTCAAAAGAGATAAAAACGAAATTTAGTGAGTTATTTGGAGACAGCAGTAGCCTAATATCACCAGAAGATTTAGGCATCTTAAGTGCGCAAGCTCAGACTCAATCCACAGCGCCATATATTCCTGTTTGTGAAGATGCACAAGATGCAGTTGATATTGCTGCTTCTAGTGTGGGAAAAGTGCAAACCCGATTATCAAAATTAAAGTCGGATCAGTTACAAGAAGGTAAAGACATTAATAAAGTTGAAACTGATAGAACAGAAATTAAATCTAATATTCAAACCAAATTACCTAGTGAAGCGAAAAAGAAAACAAGGAAGAACCCTGATAATGATAAATCGAAAATTAGAGAGGTTTATCAAAGTTTAGTTGCTAATAAACTAGTTGAAGAAAAGAAAGAATGGACTAGAAATTTAACAGTAAATGAACCAAACATAAATCAAATAGCTGCAGATACAATAGAAGCTGACCCAAACCAACAAATAACGCCGAGCTCCGAAGCAAATGAGCCACTAGGAAAACAAAAAGCGTCGGAcaccataaaaaataaacaggcAGTAAAACAGAGACGGTCAACCATCTACGACGATAAGCCTGTAGTAAAACAAATGACACCAGACCCCATAGAAGATAAGCCGCCAGTCATAGTAACTACAGCAGATACAGGAATAAAGCAAGTCATGTCAGAGACAACTAGCAAAGAACCATGTCAGCCAGTCTCAGAAAATGTTGATTTACGTGAACAACAGTCAATATTGATTGACAATCCTAAACAGTCTGTTGAAGAACACAAAGTACTAGTGTCTATACCTAAAAATGACGTACTTGATAAACCTAGTATACTGATGCGAGCTTTGGCAACATCCACGCCGCAGAAAGAGGTTCAGCCAAACGATTCTGGAATGAAGACAGTGGAAGGCGCGCAAGAATCGAGCAGCAAAGATGTAAGCAAAGATAACTTGATGGCCGACCAGTCGTCAAACAACGAAAGTGTGGACAACCAGAAAGACGCCGACATTCCCGACGTTCGGATATTTGTCAAAAGGAAAAGGAAAGTCAAAGCCCCTAAACAATAA
- the LOC135088514 gene encoding uncharacterized protein LOC135088514 isoform X2, whose amino-acid sequence MESIYDDLDNYEDINRVEELKKENHDLKLKLEEYTNTMSNLQKEFDKLSSDFKTLEMNYSSLLKTAKVEIERKTKIITDLNIEKDMMIINALKNGNVKDVRRLKSITKPFAKGPVNAKERGNVPRADNIKDKSSDSGRKEDIRFSSVETSTSGNTDINAKLIQCANSNSEKAELWSGRTSDTKENMSQRNKNMENNDKPATQALSIKNRRKSMPVARLHGNYSSDEECEERLKSNDARKSSRDRRKNINQGYSDRHRYKDLEESRKSPDMSRMDDKYYGYGEPNRDTYHRSRTDRHHGSDKHRRHKHDFSHRQRRHGSPERSHRGFKNDDNLKQEYNRHRVLESPPPDKYQHHHQKKPEARFKRDRDDAYEDKRDVHHYDKHSSKHKSSSERFDEPISKRQRTDSFNKFTEEDTRWSREKPLERLLPDENLQPGLSCQSPDYTFTDTVSSHPIREIMHTATSSGEDPRKHSERYVLENSDGIIVWKTVADRNVDLKMVDTTLWNTSPVEVPKSLTRRPSQCSEDIVKEIYMDIDNPVSNMSLESGEILPFDEEVNMTDMRRVPNESGSRRYDQTTDTELMKLNKNADNNSLSRYKIPKIKGDKDNRSYTDRDTEFRQSEKKIAQPFGKYHKATSSEIRPETDLKNKAQVENDNLSKSKIKDDHFAVNYEENYNGVGVVTPSMEELVEGDLHLSDETSDNVEIIKSTANEKTHSKDKCHTGHENFAALQKKVEQKDNFVEKTIEKEKSQEKPSVTAQDDCKKRSSKKKHSKHKETKLEKSDSTDNDKETDKVKSKKDSKEIKTKFSELFGDSSSLISPEDLGILSAQAQTQSTAPYIPVCEDAQDAVDIAASSVGKVQTRLSKLKSDQLQEGKDINKVETDRTEIKSNIQTKLPSEAKKKTRKNPDNDKSKIREVYQSLVANKLVEEKKEWTRNLTVNEPNINQIAADTIEADPNQQITPSSEANEPLGKQKASDTIKNKQAVKQRRSTIYDDKPVVKQMTPDPIEDKPPVIVTTADTGIKQVMSETTSKEPCQPVSENVDLREQQSILIDNPKQSVEEHKVLVSIPKNDVLDKPSILMRALATSTPQKEVQPNDSGMKTVEGAQESSSKDVSKDNLMADQSSNNESVDNQKDADIPDVRIFVKRKRKVKAPKQ is encoded by the exons ATGGAAAGTATTTACGACGATTTAGATAACTACGAGGACATAAATAGAGTCGAAGAG CTCAAGAAAGAAAACCATGACCTAAAGCTCAAACTGGAAGAGTACACAAATACCATGAGCAACTTACAAAAA GAGTTTGATAAGCTGTCATCTGATTTCAAAACATTGGAAATGAATTATTCATCTTTGTTAAAAACTGCCAAAGTAGAAATTGAAAGGAAAACCAAAATAATTACTGATCTTAACATTGA GAAAGACATGATGATTATAAATGCATTAAAAAATGGTAATGTTAAAGACGTAAGAAGACTTAAAAGCATAACTAAGCCATTTGCAAAAGGTCCAGTTAATGCTAAAGAGAGAGGCAATGTTCCAAGGGCTGATAACATCAAGGACAAGAGTAGTGACAGTGGAAG AAAAGAGGATATTCGCTTCTCTTCTGTAGAAACCTCAACAAGTGGAAACACAGATATTAATGCTAAATTGATACAATGTGCTAATTCTAACTCTGAAAAGGCAGAGTTGTGGAGTGGCCGGACCAGTGACACTAAAGAAAACATGTcacaaagaaacaaaaatatggAAAATAATGACAAACCTGCAACTCAAGCACTCAGTATTAAAAATAGACGAAAATCTATGCCAGTTGCAAG GTTGCATGGAAATTACAGTTCAGATGAAGAATGTGAGGAAAGACTTAAGTCAAATGATGCTAGAAAATCATCAAGAGATAGAAGAAAGAACATTAATCAAGGATATAGTGATAGGCACAGATACAAAGATTTAGAAGAGAGTCGGAAGTCACCTGACATGTCCAGAATGGACGATAAATATTATGGTTATGGTGAACCAAATAGAGATACATATCATAGGAGTAGAACAGATCGACATCATGGAAGTGACAAACATAGAAGACACAAACATGATTTTTCTCATAGACAAAGAAGGCATGGCAGTCCTGAAAGGTCACACAGGGGCTTTAAAAATGATGACAATCTAAAGCAGGAATACAACAGACACAGAGTATTAGAAAGTCCTCCTCCTGACAAATACCAGCATCATCATCAGAAGAAACCAGAAGCTCGATTCAAACGTGATCGAGATGATGCATATGAAGACAAAAGAGATGTTCACCATTATGACAAACACTCCTCGAAACATAAATCAAGTAGTGAACGCTTTGATGAACCTATAAGTAAAAGGCAAAGGACTGATTCATTTAATAAGTTTACTGAAGAAGATACAAGATGGAGCAGGGAGAAGCCACTGGAAAGACTTTTACCAGATGAAAACTTGCAACCAGGGTTGTCATGCCAGTCACCTGACTATACTTTTACTGATACAGTGTCTTCTCATCCAATTAGAG aaataatGCATACAGCTACAAGTTCTGGAGAAGACCCCAGAAAACACAGTGAGAGGTATGTTTTAGAGAATTCTGACGGTATTATTGTGTGGAAAACTGTTGCTGATAGGAATGTCGATTTAAAAATGGTGGATACAACTCTTTGGAACACTTCGCCAGTAGAAGTACCTAAATCCTTGACGCGGAGACCGTCGCAGTGCAGTGAGGATATTGTCAAAGAAATATACATGGATATTGACAATCCAGTGTCTAATATGTCGTTAGAGTCAGGAGAAATCTTGCCATTTGATGAAGAAGTCAATATGACTGATATGAGACGAGTACCAAATGAAAGTGGTAGTCGGAGATATGACCAAACCACTGACACCGAATTGATGAAGCTAAACAAAAATGCTGACAATAATAGTTTATCCAGATATAAAATCCCAAAAATAAAAGGTGACAAAGATAACCGATCTTATACTGACCGCGACACAGAGTTTCGACAATCTGAGAAAAAGATAGCTCAACCATTTGGAAAATATCATAAAGCTACAAGCAGTGAAATAAGACCAGAAACTGATCTCAAAAACAAAGCTCAAGttgaaaatgataatttatctaaaagtaaaataaaagatgATCATTTTGCAGTTAATTATGAAGAAAACTATAATGGGGTTGGAGTGGTTACTCCAAGCATGGAAGAATTAGTAGAAGGTGATTTACATCTCAGTGATGAAACAAGTGATAATGTTGAAATCATAAAAAGTACTGCAAATGAAAAAACTCATAGCAAGGATAAGTGCCATACTGGTCATGAAAATTTTGCCGCCTTACAAAAGAAAGTAGAACAGAAAGATAATTTCGTGGAAAAGACAATTGAAAAGGAAAAATCTCAAGAAAAACCGAGTGTTACAGCTCAGGATGATTGTAAAAAACGAAGTAGTAAGAAAAAACATTCTAAGCACAAAGAAACTAAGTTAGAAAAATCTGATTCAACCGATAACGACAAGGAGACGGATaaagtaaaatcaaagaaaGATTCAAAAGAGATAAAAACGAAATTTAGTGAGTTATTTGGAGACAGCAGTAGCCTAATATCACCAGAAGATTTAGGCATCTTAAGTGCGCAAGCTCAGACTCAATCCACAGCGCCATATATTCCTGTTTGTGAAGATGCACAAGATGCAGTTGATATTGCTGCTTCTAGTGTGGGAAAAGTGCAAACCCGATTATCAAAATTAAAGTCGGATCAGTTACAAGAAGGTAAAGACATTAATAAAGTTGAAACTGATAGAACAGAAATTAAATCTAATATTCAAACCAAATTACCTAGTGAAGCGAAAAAGAAAACAAGGAAGAACCCTGATAATGATAAATCGAAAATTAGAGAGGTTTATCAAAGTTTAGTTGCTAATAAACTAGTTGAAGAAAAGAAAGAATGGACTAGAAATTTAACAGTAAATGAACCAAACATAAATCAAATAGCTGCAGATACAATAGAAGCTGACCCAAACCAACAAATAACGCCGAGCTCCGAAGCAAATGAGCCACTAGGAAAACAAAAAGCGTCGGAcaccataaaaaataaacaggcAGTAAAACAGAGACGGTCAACCATCTACGACGATAAGCCTGTAGTAAAACAAATGACACCAGACCCCATAGAAGATAAGCCGCCAGTCATAGTAACTACAGCAGATACAGGAATAAAGCAAGTCATGTCAGAGACAACTAGCAAAGAACCATGTCAGCCAGTCTCAGAAAATGTTGATTTACGTGAACAACAGTCAATATTGATTGACAATCCTAAACAGTCTGTTGAAGAACACAAAGTACTAGTGTCTATACCTAAAAATGACGTACTTGATAAACCTAGTATACTGATGCGAGCTTTGGCAACATCCACGCCGCAGAAAGAGGTTCAGCCAAACGATTCTGGAATGAAGACAGTGGAAGGCGCGCAAGAATCGAGCAGCAAAGATGTAAGCAAAGATAACTTGATGGCCGACCAGTCGTCAAACAACGAAAGTGTGGACAACCAGAAAGACGCCGACATTCCCGACGTTCGGATATTTGTCAAAAGGAAAAGGAAAGTCAAAGCCCCTAAACAATAA